A single genomic interval of Electrophorus electricus isolate fEleEle1 chromosome 4, fEleEle1.pri, whole genome shotgun sequence harbors:
- the LOC113587310 gene encoding potassium channel subfamily T member 2 isoform X1, whose amino-acid sequence MVELEKEVLPLPPRYRFRDLLLGDWQADDRVQVEFYVNENTFKERLKLFFIKNQRSSLRVRLFNFFLKVVSCLLYIVRVLLDDPHEQRDCPGCLRQNASTQNRSHFDWSLIIWVNRPLPLWALQVLVALISFSETMLLLYLSYKGNVWEQVLRVPFILEMISAVPFVITVILPSLRNLFIPVFLNCWLAKHALENMINDLHRAIQRTHSAMFNQVLILISTLLCLIFTCICGIQHLERAGNNLTLFDSLYFCVVTFSTVGFGDVTPQIWPSQLLVVIMICVALIVLPIQFEQLAFLWMERQKSGGNYSRYRAQTEKHVVLCVSCLKIDLLMDFLNEFFAHPRLQDYYVVILCPAEIDVQVRRVLHIPLWAQRVIYLQGSALKDQDLMRAKMDDAEACFILSNRFEVDRLAADHQTILRAWAVKDFAPNCPLYVQILKPENKFHVKFADHVVCEEEFKYAMLALNCVCPGTSTLITLLIHSSRGQTAPSEAFRQRGGAFQPLNREGGANSADQWQRTYRRCSANEVHHIRLEESKFFGEYQGKSFTFASFHAHKKYGVCLIGVRRLDTANIMLNPGPCHIMSASDTCFYINISKEENSAFVRGHRDAASGPGGQSRGVPQSIYHGLTRLPVHSIIASMGTVAIDLHDSDSNPEGSGQPGGAQGVGGGGRIGGRAGGRVGNTLAPPTTGDPAEERRHSIAPVLELVDGVHGTTFDLLGDQSEDECGEEGKDEDEDEGGVEEGELKSQWWGAQCDRWVKGYPLNSPYIGSSPALCHLLQEKMPFCCLRLDKACHHMPYEDARSYGFKNKLIIVSAESAGNGLYNFIVPLRAYYRPRKELNPIVLLLEGIPEPDFLEAICWFPMVFYTVGSIDNLDSLLRCGVTFADTMVVVDKESSIIAEEDYMADAKTIVNVQTLFRLFPALSIITELTHPANMRFMQFRVKDHYSLALSKLEKKERERGSNLVFMFRLPFAAGKVFSVSMLDTLLYQSFVKDYMISITRLLLGLDSMPGSGFLCAMKITEEDLWIRTYGRLYQKLCSSTGDIPIGIYRTEPHKIPVSESQVSITVEDYEDTREPREPLLSRATPHRNSTSSEPPSSSSSSHASDHLLLRRKSMQWARRLSRKGGRGPGGTKGPGSAAERISQQRLSLFRRSERQELNALVRTRMKHLGLSPSGFNGMTDQGNRLSYILINPSPDTRLELHDIVYLIRPDPLSMPGQGSGRKAGAGRPDGHRSDTQDSTHL is encoded by the exons AGTTCAGGTGGAGTTCTATGTGAATGAAAACACGTTCAAGGAACGCCTGAAGCTGTTCTTCATCAAAAACCAAAGATCCA GTCTGAGAGTGCGCCTCTTCAACTTCTTCCTGAAGGTGGTGAGCTGCCTGCTCTACATCGTGCGGGTCCTGCTGGACGATCCGCATGAGCAGAGAGACTG CCCAGGTTGTCTCCGACAGAACGCCTCGACCCAGAACAGAAGCCACTTCGACTG GTCCCTTATTATCTGGGTGAACCGACCTCTGCCGCTCTGGGCACTACAG GTGCTTGTGGCCCTCATCAGCTTCTCAGAGACCATGTTGCTTCTGTATCTCAGCTACAAG GGCAACGTGTGGGAGCAAGTGTTGCGTGTGCCATTCATCCTGGAGATGATCAGCGCAGTTCCCTTCGTGATCACT GTGATTTTGCCCTCTCTCCGAAACCTGTTCATCCCTGTCTTTTTGAACTGCTGGCTGGCCAAACACGCTCTGGAGAACATGATT AACGATCTGCACAGAGCCATCCAGCGCACGCACTCAGCCATGTTCAACCAGGTGCTGATCCTCATCAGCACCCTGCTCTGCCTTATCTTCACCTG tatctgTGGTATACAGCATCTGGAGCGAGCGGGCAATAACCTGACTCTGTTCGACTCGCTCTATTTCTGCGTGGTCACCTTCTCCACAGTGGGCTTTGGCGACGTCACACCACAGATCTGGCCCTCGCAGCTCCTGGTGGTCATCATGATCTGCGTGGCTCTCATCGTGCTGCCCATCCAG TTTGAGCAGTTAGCCTTCCTgtggatggagagacagaagtCGGGGGGCAACTACAGCCGCTACAGAGCTCAGACTGAGAAACACGTCGTACTCTGCGTCAGCTGCCTGAAGATAGATCTCCTCATGGACTTCCTCAATGAGTTCTTCGCTCACCCCAGGCTGCag gacTACTACGTGGTGATCTTGTGTCCAGCTGAGATCGATGTGCAGGTGCGACGTGTCCTGCACATCCCGCTGTGGGCGCAGAGGGTCATCTACCTGCAGGGCTCCGCCCTCAAAGACCAAGACCTGATGAGAGCAAA aATGGATGATGCGGAAGCCTGCTTTATCCTGAGTAACCGGTTTGAAGTGGACCGCCTCGCTGCG gatcaTCAGACTATTCTCCGGGCTTGGGCGGTGAAGGACTTTGCCCCAAACTGTCCTTTATATGTCCAGATCCTCAAACCCGAGAATAAGTTTCACGTCAAGTTTGCAG ATCATGTAGTGTGTGAAGAAGAGTTTAAGTATGCCATGCTGGCCCTCAACTGTGTATGCCCAGGCACTTCCACCCTGATAACCTTACTGATCCATTCTTCCAGAGGACA aacGGCGCCCTCAGAAGCTTTCAGGCAGCGAGGGGGAGCCTTCCAGCCCTTGAACAG GGAAGGCGGGGCAAACTCGGCTGACCAGTGGCAACGCACCTACCGCCGATGCTCAGCCAATGAGGTGCACCACATCAGGCTGGAGGAAAGCAAGTTTTTTGGGGAGTACCAGGGCAAGAGTTTCACTTTCGCCTCATTCCATGCACATAAGAA GTACGGGGTGTGTCTCATTGGTGTGCGGAGGCTGGACACGGCCAACATCATGCTGAACCCCGGCCCGTGTCACATCATGAGCGCCTCGGACACCTGCTTCTACATCAACATCTCCAAAGAGGAGAACTCGGCCTTTGTCAGGGGCCACAGGGATGCGGCCAGTGGCCCAGGGGGCCAGTCCAGGGGCGTTCCGCAGAGCATCTACCACGGGCTCACACGCCTGCCCGTCCACAGTATCATCGCCAGCATGG GCACTGTGGCCATTGACTTGCATGACAGCGACAGCAATCCAGAGGGATCAGGCCAGCCGGGCGGAGCTCAGGGCGTGGGTGGAGGCGGCCGTATAGGGGGCCGGGCAGGAGGGCGTGTTGGCAACActctggccccgcccaccaccGGTGACCCTGCTGAAGAGAGGCGGCACAGCATCGCCCCAGTGCTGGAGCTGGTGGACGGGGTGCACGGTACAACCTTTGACCTGCTGGGCGACCAATCGGAAGACGAGTGTGGAGAGGAGGGCAAGGATGAAGACGAGGACGAGGGGGGGGTGGAAGAAGGCGAGCTGAAGAGCCAGTGGTGGGGAGCTCAGTGCGA cagGTGGGTAAAGGGCTACCCGCTAAACTCCCCATACATCGGAAGCTCCCCCGCCCTGTGCCACCTCCTGCAGGAGAAGATGCCGTTCTGCTGCCTCCGTCTGGACAAG GCATGCCACCACATGCCCTACGAGGACGCTCGCTCGTATGGCTTCAAGAACAAGCTGATCATCGTGTCGGCCGAGAGCGCCGGCAACGGCCTCTACAACTTCATCGTGCCGCTGAGGGCCTACTATCGACCCCGGAAGGAGCTGAACCCCATCGTGCTGCTGCTAGAGGGCAT aCCTGAACCAGACTTTCTAGAGGCTATTTGCTGGTTCCCCATGGTCTTCTACACCGTGGGCTCGATTGACAA TTTGGACAGTCTCCTGCGGTGCGGGGTAACGTTCGCAGACACCATGGTGGTGGTGGATAAGGAGAGCTCCATCATTGCTGAGGAGGACTATATGGCTGATGCCAAAACCATCGTCAACGTGCAGACCCTGTTCAG GCTTTTCCCAGCACTTAGTATCATCACGGAGCTCACCCACCCTGCCAATATGCGCTTCATGCAGTTCAGAGTGAAGGACCACTACTCACTCGCCCTCTCCAAACTGGAGAAG aaggaacgagagagaggcTCCAACCTGGTCTTCATGTTCCGACTGCCCTTTGCCGCTGGGAAGGTGTTCAGTGTCAGCATGCTTGACACGCTGCTGTATCAG TCCTTTGTGAAAGACTACATGATTTCCATTACCAGACTTCTGCTGGGACTGGACTCCATGCCTGGCTCTGgctttctctgtgct ATGAAGATCACAGAGGAGGACTTGTGGATCCGCACTTACGGGCGTTTGTACCAGAAGCTTTGCTCCTCCACGGGTGACATCCCCATTGGCATCTATCGCACGGAGCCTCACAAGATCCCAGTGTCTGAG TCTCAAGTGTCCATCACAGTGGAGGACTACGAGGACACGCGGGAGCCACGGGAACCCCTGCTCTCTCGCGCCACCCCTCATCGCAACTCCACCTCCTCCGAGCCtccgtcctcctcctcctcatcccaCGCATCGGACCACCTGCTGCTGAGGAGGAAGAGCATGCAGTGGGCACGGCGGCTGAGCCGGAAGGGGGGGCGGGGACCGGGCGGCACCAAGGGCCCCGGCAGCGCCGCCGAGCGTATCAGTCAGCAGAGGCTCAGCCTGTTCCGCCGCTCGGAGAGGCAGGAGCTCAACGCCCTAGTCCGCACGCGCATGAAACACCTGGGCCTCTCGCCATCTGgattca ACGGGATGACGGACCAAGGCAACAGGCTCTCCTACATCCTCATCAACCCCTCCCCCGACACACGACTCGAGCTGCACGACATCGT
- the LOC113587310 gene encoding potassium channel subfamily T member 2 isoform X2, which yields MVELEKEVLPLPPRYRFRDLLLGDWQADDRVQVEFYVNENTFKERLKLFFIKNQRSSLRVRLFNFFLKVVSCLLYIVRVLLDDPHEQRDCPGCLRQNASTQNRSHFDWSLIIWVNRPLPLWALQVLVALISFSETMLLLYLSYKGNVWEQVLRVPFILEMISAVPFVITVILPSLRNLFIPVFLNCWLAKHALENMINDLHRAIQRTHSAMFNQVLILISTLLCLIFTCICGIQHLERAGNNLTLFDSLYFCVVTFSTVGFGDVTPQIWPSQLLVVIMICVALIVLPIQFEQLAFLWMERQKSGGNYSRYRAQTEKHVVLCVSCLKIDLLMDFLNEFFAHPRLQDYYVVILCPAEIDVQVRRVLHIPLWAQRVIYLQGSALKDQDLMRAKMDDAEACFILSNRFEVDRLAADHQTILRAWAVKDFAPNCPLYVQILKPENKFHVKFADHVVCEEEFKYAMLALNCVCPGTSTLITLLIHSSRGQTAPSEAFRQRGGAFQPLNREGGANSADQWQRTYRRCSANEVHHIRLEESKFFGEYQGKSFTFASFHAHKKYGVCLIGVRRLDTANIMLNPGPCHIMSASDTCFYINISKEENSAFVRGHRDAASGPGGQSRGVPQSIYHGLTRLPVHSIIASMGTVAIDLHDSDSNPEGSGQPGGAQGVGGGGRIGGRAGGRVGNTLAPPTTGDPAEERRHSIAPVLELVDGVHGTTFDLLGDQSEDECGEEGKDEDEDEGGVEEGELKSQWWGAQCEWVKGYPLNSPYIGSSPALCHLLQEKMPFCCLRLDKACHHMPYEDARSYGFKNKLIIVSAESAGNGLYNFIVPLRAYYRPRKELNPIVLLLEGIPEPDFLEAICWFPMVFYTVGSIDNLDSLLRCGVTFADTMVVVDKESSIIAEEDYMADAKTIVNVQTLFRLFPALSIITELTHPANMRFMQFRVKDHYSLALSKLEKKERERGSNLVFMFRLPFAAGKVFSVSMLDTLLYQSFVKDYMISITRLLLGLDSMPGSGFLCAMKITEEDLWIRTYGRLYQKLCSSTGDIPIGIYRTEPHKIPVSESQVSITVEDYEDTREPREPLLSRATPHRNSTSSEPPSSSSSSHASDHLLLRRKSMQWARRLSRKGGRGPGGTKGPGSAAERISQQRLSLFRRSERQELNALVRTRMKHLGLSPSGFNGMTDQGNRLSYILINPSPDTRLELHDIVYLIRPDPLSMPGQGSGRKAGAGRPDGHRSDTQDSTHL from the exons AGTTCAGGTGGAGTTCTATGTGAATGAAAACACGTTCAAGGAACGCCTGAAGCTGTTCTTCATCAAAAACCAAAGATCCA GTCTGAGAGTGCGCCTCTTCAACTTCTTCCTGAAGGTGGTGAGCTGCCTGCTCTACATCGTGCGGGTCCTGCTGGACGATCCGCATGAGCAGAGAGACTG CCCAGGTTGTCTCCGACAGAACGCCTCGACCCAGAACAGAAGCCACTTCGACTG GTCCCTTATTATCTGGGTGAACCGACCTCTGCCGCTCTGGGCACTACAG GTGCTTGTGGCCCTCATCAGCTTCTCAGAGACCATGTTGCTTCTGTATCTCAGCTACAAG GGCAACGTGTGGGAGCAAGTGTTGCGTGTGCCATTCATCCTGGAGATGATCAGCGCAGTTCCCTTCGTGATCACT GTGATTTTGCCCTCTCTCCGAAACCTGTTCATCCCTGTCTTTTTGAACTGCTGGCTGGCCAAACACGCTCTGGAGAACATGATT AACGATCTGCACAGAGCCATCCAGCGCACGCACTCAGCCATGTTCAACCAGGTGCTGATCCTCATCAGCACCCTGCTCTGCCTTATCTTCACCTG tatctgTGGTATACAGCATCTGGAGCGAGCGGGCAATAACCTGACTCTGTTCGACTCGCTCTATTTCTGCGTGGTCACCTTCTCCACAGTGGGCTTTGGCGACGTCACACCACAGATCTGGCCCTCGCAGCTCCTGGTGGTCATCATGATCTGCGTGGCTCTCATCGTGCTGCCCATCCAG TTTGAGCAGTTAGCCTTCCTgtggatggagagacagaagtCGGGGGGCAACTACAGCCGCTACAGAGCTCAGACTGAGAAACACGTCGTACTCTGCGTCAGCTGCCTGAAGATAGATCTCCTCATGGACTTCCTCAATGAGTTCTTCGCTCACCCCAGGCTGCag gacTACTACGTGGTGATCTTGTGTCCAGCTGAGATCGATGTGCAGGTGCGACGTGTCCTGCACATCCCGCTGTGGGCGCAGAGGGTCATCTACCTGCAGGGCTCCGCCCTCAAAGACCAAGACCTGATGAGAGCAAA aATGGATGATGCGGAAGCCTGCTTTATCCTGAGTAACCGGTTTGAAGTGGACCGCCTCGCTGCG gatcaTCAGACTATTCTCCGGGCTTGGGCGGTGAAGGACTTTGCCCCAAACTGTCCTTTATATGTCCAGATCCTCAAACCCGAGAATAAGTTTCACGTCAAGTTTGCAG ATCATGTAGTGTGTGAAGAAGAGTTTAAGTATGCCATGCTGGCCCTCAACTGTGTATGCCCAGGCACTTCCACCCTGATAACCTTACTGATCCATTCTTCCAGAGGACA aacGGCGCCCTCAGAAGCTTTCAGGCAGCGAGGGGGAGCCTTCCAGCCCTTGAACAG GGAAGGCGGGGCAAACTCGGCTGACCAGTGGCAACGCACCTACCGCCGATGCTCAGCCAATGAGGTGCACCACATCAGGCTGGAGGAAAGCAAGTTTTTTGGGGAGTACCAGGGCAAGAGTTTCACTTTCGCCTCATTCCATGCACATAAGAA GTACGGGGTGTGTCTCATTGGTGTGCGGAGGCTGGACACGGCCAACATCATGCTGAACCCCGGCCCGTGTCACATCATGAGCGCCTCGGACACCTGCTTCTACATCAACATCTCCAAAGAGGAGAACTCGGCCTTTGTCAGGGGCCACAGGGATGCGGCCAGTGGCCCAGGGGGCCAGTCCAGGGGCGTTCCGCAGAGCATCTACCACGGGCTCACACGCCTGCCCGTCCACAGTATCATCGCCAGCATGG GCACTGTGGCCATTGACTTGCATGACAGCGACAGCAATCCAGAGGGATCAGGCCAGCCGGGCGGAGCTCAGGGCGTGGGTGGAGGCGGCCGTATAGGGGGCCGGGCAGGAGGGCGTGTTGGCAACActctggccccgcccaccaccGGTGACCCTGCTGAAGAGAGGCGGCACAGCATCGCCCCAGTGCTGGAGCTGGTGGACGGGGTGCACGGTACAACCTTTGACCTGCTGGGCGACCAATCGGAAGACGAGTGTGGAGAGGAGGGCAAGGATGAAGACGAGGACGAGGGGGGGGTGGAAGAAGGCGAGCTGAAGAGCCAGTGGTGGGGAGCTCAGTGCGA GTGGGTAAAGGGCTACCCGCTAAACTCCCCATACATCGGAAGCTCCCCCGCCCTGTGCCACCTCCTGCAGGAGAAGATGCCGTTCTGCTGCCTCCGTCTGGACAAG GCATGCCACCACATGCCCTACGAGGACGCTCGCTCGTATGGCTTCAAGAACAAGCTGATCATCGTGTCGGCCGAGAGCGCCGGCAACGGCCTCTACAACTTCATCGTGCCGCTGAGGGCCTACTATCGACCCCGGAAGGAGCTGAACCCCATCGTGCTGCTGCTAGAGGGCAT aCCTGAACCAGACTTTCTAGAGGCTATTTGCTGGTTCCCCATGGTCTTCTACACCGTGGGCTCGATTGACAA TTTGGACAGTCTCCTGCGGTGCGGGGTAACGTTCGCAGACACCATGGTGGTGGTGGATAAGGAGAGCTCCATCATTGCTGAGGAGGACTATATGGCTGATGCCAAAACCATCGTCAACGTGCAGACCCTGTTCAG GCTTTTCCCAGCACTTAGTATCATCACGGAGCTCACCCACCCTGCCAATATGCGCTTCATGCAGTTCAGAGTGAAGGACCACTACTCACTCGCCCTCTCCAAACTGGAGAAG aaggaacgagagagaggcTCCAACCTGGTCTTCATGTTCCGACTGCCCTTTGCCGCTGGGAAGGTGTTCAGTGTCAGCATGCTTGACACGCTGCTGTATCAG TCCTTTGTGAAAGACTACATGATTTCCATTACCAGACTTCTGCTGGGACTGGACTCCATGCCTGGCTCTGgctttctctgtgct ATGAAGATCACAGAGGAGGACTTGTGGATCCGCACTTACGGGCGTTTGTACCAGAAGCTTTGCTCCTCCACGGGTGACATCCCCATTGGCATCTATCGCACGGAGCCTCACAAGATCCCAGTGTCTGAG TCTCAAGTGTCCATCACAGTGGAGGACTACGAGGACACGCGGGAGCCACGGGAACCCCTGCTCTCTCGCGCCACCCCTCATCGCAACTCCACCTCCTCCGAGCCtccgtcctcctcctcctcatcccaCGCATCGGACCACCTGCTGCTGAGGAGGAAGAGCATGCAGTGGGCACGGCGGCTGAGCCGGAAGGGGGGGCGGGGACCGGGCGGCACCAAGGGCCCCGGCAGCGCCGCCGAGCGTATCAGTCAGCAGAGGCTCAGCCTGTTCCGCCGCTCGGAGAGGCAGGAGCTCAACGCCCTAGTCCGCACGCGCATGAAACACCTGGGCCTCTCGCCATCTGgattca ACGGGATGACGGACCAAGGCAACAGGCTCTCCTACATCCTCATCAACCCCTCCCCCGACACACGACTCGAGCTGCACGACATCGT
- the LOC113587310 gene encoding potassium channel subfamily T member 2 isoform X3 produces the protein MVELEKEVLPLPPRYRFRDLLLGDWQADDRVQVEFYVNENTFKERLKLFFIKNQRSSLRVRLFNFFLKVVSCLLYIVRVLLDDPHEQRDCPGCLRQNASTQNRSHFDWSLIIWVNRPLPLWALQVLVALISFSETMLLLYLSYKGNVWEQVLRVPFILEMISAVPFVITVILPSLRNLFIPVFLNCWLAKHALENMINDLHRAIQRTHSAMFNQVLILISTLLCLIFTCICGIQHLERAGNNLTLFDSLYFCVVTFSTVGFGDVTPQIWPSQLLVVIMICVALIVLPIQFEQLAFLWMERQKSGGNYSRYRAQTEKHVVLCVSCLKIDLLMDFLNEFFAHPRLQDYYVVILCPAEIDVQVRRVLHIPLWAQRVIYLQGSALKDQDLMRAKMDDAEACFILSNRFEVDRLAADHQTILRAWAVKDFAPNCPLYVQILKPENKFHVKFADHVVCEEEFKYAMLALNCVCPGTSTLITLLIHSSRGQTAPSEAFRQRGGAFQPLNREGGANSADQWQRTYRRCSANEVHHIRLEESKFFGEYQGKSFTFASFHAHKKYGVCLIGVRRLDTANIMLNPGPCHIMSASDTCFYINISKEENSAFVRGHRDAASGPGGQSRGVPQSIYHGLTRLPVHSIIASMGTVAIDLHDSDSNPEGSGQPGGAQGVGGGGRIGGRAGGRVGNTLAPPTTGDPAEERRHSIAPVLELVDGVHGTTFDLLGDQSEDECGEEGKDEDEDEGGVEEGELKSQWWGAQCDRWVKGYPLNSPYIGSSPALCHLLQEKMPFCCLRLDKACHHMPYEDARSYGFKNKLIIVSAESAGNGLYNFIVPLRAYYRPRKELNPIVLLLEGIPEPDFLEAICWFPMVFYTVGSIDNLDSLLRCGVTFADTMVVVDKESSIIAEEDYMADAKTIVNVQTLFRLFPALSIITELTHPANMRFMQFRVKDHYSLALSKLEKERERGSNLVFMFRLPFAAGKVFSVSMLDTLLYQSFVKDYMISITRLLLGLDSMPGSGFLCAMKITEEDLWIRTYGRLYQKLCSSTGDIPIGIYRTEPHKIPVSESQVSITVEDYEDTREPREPLLSRATPHRNSTSSEPPSSSSSSHASDHLLLRRKSMQWARRLSRKGGRGPGGTKGPGSAAERISQQRLSLFRRSERQELNALVRTRMKHLGLSPSGFNGMTDQGNRLSYILINPSPDTRLELHDIVYLIRPDPLSMPGQGSGRKAGAGRPDGHRSDTQDSTHL, from the exons AGTTCAGGTGGAGTTCTATGTGAATGAAAACACGTTCAAGGAACGCCTGAAGCTGTTCTTCATCAAAAACCAAAGATCCA GTCTGAGAGTGCGCCTCTTCAACTTCTTCCTGAAGGTGGTGAGCTGCCTGCTCTACATCGTGCGGGTCCTGCTGGACGATCCGCATGAGCAGAGAGACTG CCCAGGTTGTCTCCGACAGAACGCCTCGACCCAGAACAGAAGCCACTTCGACTG GTCCCTTATTATCTGGGTGAACCGACCTCTGCCGCTCTGGGCACTACAG GTGCTTGTGGCCCTCATCAGCTTCTCAGAGACCATGTTGCTTCTGTATCTCAGCTACAAG GGCAACGTGTGGGAGCAAGTGTTGCGTGTGCCATTCATCCTGGAGATGATCAGCGCAGTTCCCTTCGTGATCACT GTGATTTTGCCCTCTCTCCGAAACCTGTTCATCCCTGTCTTTTTGAACTGCTGGCTGGCCAAACACGCTCTGGAGAACATGATT AACGATCTGCACAGAGCCATCCAGCGCACGCACTCAGCCATGTTCAACCAGGTGCTGATCCTCATCAGCACCCTGCTCTGCCTTATCTTCACCTG tatctgTGGTATACAGCATCTGGAGCGAGCGGGCAATAACCTGACTCTGTTCGACTCGCTCTATTTCTGCGTGGTCACCTTCTCCACAGTGGGCTTTGGCGACGTCACACCACAGATCTGGCCCTCGCAGCTCCTGGTGGTCATCATGATCTGCGTGGCTCTCATCGTGCTGCCCATCCAG TTTGAGCAGTTAGCCTTCCTgtggatggagagacagaagtCGGGGGGCAACTACAGCCGCTACAGAGCTCAGACTGAGAAACACGTCGTACTCTGCGTCAGCTGCCTGAAGATAGATCTCCTCATGGACTTCCTCAATGAGTTCTTCGCTCACCCCAGGCTGCag gacTACTACGTGGTGATCTTGTGTCCAGCTGAGATCGATGTGCAGGTGCGACGTGTCCTGCACATCCCGCTGTGGGCGCAGAGGGTCATCTACCTGCAGGGCTCCGCCCTCAAAGACCAAGACCTGATGAGAGCAAA aATGGATGATGCGGAAGCCTGCTTTATCCTGAGTAACCGGTTTGAAGTGGACCGCCTCGCTGCG gatcaTCAGACTATTCTCCGGGCTTGGGCGGTGAAGGACTTTGCCCCAAACTGTCCTTTATATGTCCAGATCCTCAAACCCGAGAATAAGTTTCACGTCAAGTTTGCAG ATCATGTAGTGTGTGAAGAAGAGTTTAAGTATGCCATGCTGGCCCTCAACTGTGTATGCCCAGGCACTTCCACCCTGATAACCTTACTGATCCATTCTTCCAGAGGACA aacGGCGCCCTCAGAAGCTTTCAGGCAGCGAGGGGGAGCCTTCCAGCCCTTGAACAG GGAAGGCGGGGCAAACTCGGCTGACCAGTGGCAACGCACCTACCGCCGATGCTCAGCCAATGAGGTGCACCACATCAGGCTGGAGGAAAGCAAGTTTTTTGGGGAGTACCAGGGCAAGAGTTTCACTTTCGCCTCATTCCATGCACATAAGAA GTACGGGGTGTGTCTCATTGGTGTGCGGAGGCTGGACACGGCCAACATCATGCTGAACCCCGGCCCGTGTCACATCATGAGCGCCTCGGACACCTGCTTCTACATCAACATCTCCAAAGAGGAGAACTCGGCCTTTGTCAGGGGCCACAGGGATGCGGCCAGTGGCCCAGGGGGCCAGTCCAGGGGCGTTCCGCAGAGCATCTACCACGGGCTCACACGCCTGCCCGTCCACAGTATCATCGCCAGCATGG GCACTGTGGCCATTGACTTGCATGACAGCGACAGCAATCCAGAGGGATCAGGCCAGCCGGGCGGAGCTCAGGGCGTGGGTGGAGGCGGCCGTATAGGGGGCCGGGCAGGAGGGCGTGTTGGCAACActctggccccgcccaccaccGGTGACCCTGCTGAAGAGAGGCGGCACAGCATCGCCCCAGTGCTGGAGCTGGTGGACGGGGTGCACGGTACAACCTTTGACCTGCTGGGCGACCAATCGGAAGACGAGTGTGGAGAGGAGGGCAAGGATGAAGACGAGGACGAGGGGGGGGTGGAAGAAGGCGAGCTGAAGAGCCAGTGGTGGGGAGCTCAGTGCGA cagGTGGGTAAAGGGCTACCCGCTAAACTCCCCATACATCGGAAGCTCCCCCGCCCTGTGCCACCTCCTGCAGGAGAAGATGCCGTTCTGCTGCCTCCGTCTGGACAAG GCATGCCACCACATGCCCTACGAGGACGCTCGCTCGTATGGCTTCAAGAACAAGCTGATCATCGTGTCGGCCGAGAGCGCCGGCAACGGCCTCTACAACTTCATCGTGCCGCTGAGGGCCTACTATCGACCCCGGAAGGAGCTGAACCCCATCGTGCTGCTGCTAGAGGGCAT aCCTGAACCAGACTTTCTAGAGGCTATTTGCTGGTTCCCCATGGTCTTCTACACCGTGGGCTCGATTGACAA TTTGGACAGTCTCCTGCGGTGCGGGGTAACGTTCGCAGACACCATGGTGGTGGTGGATAAGGAGAGCTCCATCATTGCTGAGGAGGACTATATGGCTGATGCCAAAACCATCGTCAACGTGCAGACCCTGTTCAG GCTTTTCCCAGCACTTAGTATCATCACGGAGCTCACCCACCCTGCCAATATGCGCTTCATGCAGTTCAGAGTGAAGGACCACTACTCACTCGCCCTCTCCAAACTGGAGAAG gaacgagagagaggcTCCAACCTGGTCTTCATGTTCCGACTGCCCTTTGCCGCTGGGAAGGTGTTCAGTGTCAGCATGCTTGACACGCTGCTGTATCAG TCCTTTGTGAAAGACTACATGATTTCCATTACCAGACTTCTGCTGGGACTGGACTCCATGCCTGGCTCTGgctttctctgtgct ATGAAGATCACAGAGGAGGACTTGTGGATCCGCACTTACGGGCGTTTGTACCAGAAGCTTTGCTCCTCCACGGGTGACATCCCCATTGGCATCTATCGCACGGAGCCTCACAAGATCCCAGTGTCTGAG TCTCAAGTGTCCATCACAGTGGAGGACTACGAGGACACGCGGGAGCCACGGGAACCCCTGCTCTCTCGCGCCACCCCTCATCGCAACTCCACCTCCTCCGAGCCtccgtcctcctcctcctcatcccaCGCATCGGACCACCTGCTGCTGAGGAGGAAGAGCATGCAGTGGGCACGGCGGCTGAGCCGGAAGGGGGGGCGGGGACCGGGCGGCACCAAGGGCCCCGGCAGCGCCGCCGAGCGTATCAGTCAGCAGAGGCTCAGCCTGTTCCGCCGCTCGGAGAGGCAGGAGCTCAACGCCCTAGTCCGCACGCGCATGAAACACCTGGGCCTCTCGCCATCTGgattca ACGGGATGACGGACCAAGGCAACAGGCTCTCCTACATCCTCATCAACCCCTCCCCCGACACACGACTCGAGCTGCACGACATCGT